One segment of Tamlana crocina DNA contains the following:
- a CDS encoding thiamine phosphate synthase — MVVLIAPEQDIKNEISILNQLFEAGLEYFHLRKPHKNYQSHGEYLNQIDKRFHNRIVVHQHHKLINDYNLKGIHFQEAKRREVSLDTLQSIRNNQSICMSSSFHCTEELMACEFEFDYHLLSPVFSSISKKGYRGRGFDVNHINKPIIGMGGVTTKNLSEFTKLGYQGVGVLGGIWQSETPVQDFKTMKHHFE; from the coding sequence ATGGTAGTTTTAATCGCTCCCGAGCAGGACATAAAAAATGAAATTTCTATTCTAAATCAGCTTTTCGAAGCTGGTTTAGAGTATTTTCATTTACGGAAGCCACATAAAAACTATCAATCGCACGGCGAGTATTTAAACCAAATTGATAAACGTTTTCACAACAGAATTGTGGTACATCAACATCATAAATTGATAAACGATTATAACTTAAAAGGCATTCATTTTCAGGAGGCCAAACGACGCGAAGTTTCTTTGGACACTCTTCAAAGCATCAGGAATAACCAAAGCATCTGTATGAGCAGTTCGTTTCATTGTACCGAAGAATTGATGGCGTGTGAGTTCGAGTTCGACTATCATTTATTGAGCCCGGTGTTTTCATCCATTTCAAAAAAAGGTTACAGAGGCCGTGGTTTTGATGTTAACCACATCAACAAACCCATCATTGGAATGGGCGGAGTGACCACCAAAAACCTGTCGGAATTCACAAAACTGGGTTACCAAGGCGTTGGTGTTTTAGGCGGTATTTGGCAGAGTGAAACGCCTGTGCAGGATTTTAAAACGATGAAACATCACTTCGAGTGA
- a CDS encoding hydroxymethylpyrimidine/phosphomethylpyrimidine kinase yields the protein MQNDKTYILTIAGHDPSGGAGLTSDIKTFETHGLYGLSVCTAITVQNDVDFKTCDWVKPEVISDQIDVLFQRFQISVVKIGIVESWDVLLSILKQLNHLNPDIKIVLDPIFKASAGFDFHTSENQQLLDSIWDRCFIITPNYDEIQSLYPEKDIETTLEHISTKTQIYLKGGHRTDKPGWDALYHSKIVKINIPPSVEKVSEKHGSGCVLSSALASNLALEIPLEDAAQHAKYYTEQFLNSNSGLLGHHNYQLKH from the coding sequence ATGCAAAACGATAAAACATATATATTAACCATTGCAGGCCACGACCCCTCGGGTGGTGCGGGACTCACTTCAGATATCAAAACATTTGAGACACATGGTTTGTACGGTTTATCGGTTTGTACAGCCATTACGGTTCAAAACGATGTGGATTTTAAAACTTGCGATTGGGTAAAACCCGAAGTTATTTCAGACCAAATTGATGTGCTTTTTCAACGGTTTCAAATTTCAGTAGTGAAAATTGGCATTGTTGAATCTTGGGACGTTTTGCTAAGTATCTTAAAACAGTTAAACCACCTCAACCCTGATATAAAAATCGTTTTAGATCCTATTTTTAAGGCCAGCGCCGGGTTCGATTTTCATACTTCAGAAAATCAACAGTTGTTAGATAGTATTTGGGACAGGTGTTTTATTATCACCCCTAATTACGATGAAATTCAATCCCTTTACCCAGAAAAAGATATAGAAACGACTCTTGAACACATTTCAACCAAAACCCAAATTTATTTAAAAGGTGGACACAGAACTGATAAACCAGGCTGGGACGCATTGTACCACAGTAAAATTGTAAAGATCAATATCCCACCAAGTGTTGAAAAAGTTTCAGAAAAGCACGGCAGCGGTTGTGTATTGTCGTCTGCCCTGGCCTCCAATTTAGCTTTAGAAATACCTTTGGAAGACGCTGCCCAACACGCCAAATATTACACCGAGCAGTTTTTAAATTCGAATTCGGGTTTACTCGGTCATCACAATTATCAATTAAAACATTAG
- the thiE gene encoding thiamine phosphate synthase — protein sequence MQIAKLHYISQGDSPEAHLKNVQKACTYGAELVQLRLKNYSEDIILKTAEQAREITAHFQTRLIINDHYKIAKVIKADGVHLGKTDTCPAEAREYLGKWYLIGGTANTLEDCENLIAKNVDYVGLGPYRFTKTKANLSPILGLEGYQAILDTLKSSTPIIAIGGINEADIPELLKTGVHGIAMSGAITQDFNNISNINKLLGASATQEQRHTF from the coding sequence ATGCAAATAGCAAAGCTTCATTATATATCACAAGGAGATTCTCCGGAAGCCCATCTTAAAAACGTCCAAAAAGCCTGTACCTACGGTGCCGAATTGGTGCAACTTCGATTAAAAAATTATTCCGAAGATATCATTTTAAAAACCGCAGAACAAGCTCGGGAAATTACGGCACATTTTCAAACGCGGTTGATTATAAACGACCATTATAAAATTGCTAAAGTTATAAAAGCAGACGGTGTGCATTTGGGAAAAACCGATACCTGCCCCGCCGAAGCCCGTGAATATTTAGGTAAATGGTACTTAATTGGTGGAACGGCAAATACCCTTGAAGACTGCGAAAACCTAATCGCCAAAAACGTCGATTATGTTGGCTTGGGGCCGTATCGGTTTACTAAAACCAAAGCTAATTTGAGCCCTATTTTGGGCTTGGAAGGCTATCAAGCTATTCTCGACACCTTAAAAAGCAGTACGCCTATTATTGCCATTGGAGGAATAAATGAAGCCGACATTCCTGAGCTTTTAAAAACCGGTGTTCACGGTATTGCCATGTCTGGAGCCATTACACAAGATTTCAACAACATTTCAAATATTAACAAACTTTTGGGCGCATCGGCCACCCAAGAGCAACGCCATACTTTTTAA
- a CDS encoding thiazole synthase — MNDLLKITDKTFQSRLFTGTGKFSSNQLMTEAILASESELVTVALKRVDANNSKDKMLKSIMQPHVNLLPNTSGVRNAKEAVFAAQLAREALDTNWVKLEIHPDPKYLLPDPIETLKAAEELVKLGFVVMPYIHADPVLCKRLEEVGAQCVMPLGAPIGTNKGLKTLDFLEIIIEQSNVPVIVDAGIGSPSHAAFAMELGADAVLVNTAIAVSQNPTNMAKAFKMAVQAGRMAYNAKLASVKTHAEASSPLTSFLK; from the coding sequence ATGAACGATTTACTAAAAATAACAGATAAAACATTTCAATCGAGATTATTTACTGGCACTGGAAAATTCAGTTCCAACCAACTAATGACAGAAGCCATTCTCGCTTCGGAAAGTGAGTTGGTTACGGTGGCTCTAAAACGTGTTGACGCCAACAACAGTAAGGATAAAATGCTGAAAAGCATCATGCAGCCCCACGTCAATCTATTGCCCAATACCTCGGGCGTTCGAAATGCCAAAGAAGCGGTGTTTGCGGCGCAATTGGCCCGTGAGGCTTTGGATACCAACTGGGTAAAATTGGAAATCCATCCCGACCCCAAATATTTGTTGCCCGACCCCATTGAAACCTTAAAAGCAGCCGAAGAACTGGTAAAATTAGGCTTTGTGGTGATGCCCTACATTCATGCCGACCCCGTGTTGTGCAAACGTTTGGAAGAAGTGGGAGCACAGTGTGTTATGCCATTGGGCGCACCAATTGGCACCAACAAAGGATTGAAAACCCTAGACTTTTTAGAAATTATTATCGAGCAAAGCAACGTTCCCGTAATTGTGGATGCTGGTATTGGTAGCCCGTCGCACGCCGCCTTTGCCATGGAACTGGGTGCCGATGCCGTTTTGGTCAATACCGCCATTGCCGTTTCGCAAAACCCTACCAACATGGCGAAAGCCTTCAAAATGGCCGTTCAAGCAGGAAGAATGGCCTACAACGCCAAATTGGCTTCCGTAAAAACCCACGCCGAAGCCAGTAGCCCGTTAACCAGTTTTTTAAAATAA
- the thiH gene encoding 2-iminoacetate synthase ThiH — protein MKTNIQNPIKSSFTNILDTYNWDETLSSINSKTAQDVEHALAKTKRDLEDFKALVSPAAKPYLERMAQLSQSITKKRFGNTIQMYVPMYLSNECQNICTYCGFSMTNKIPRRTLTDAEILKEVAFLKNKGYDHILLVTGEANKTVGVPYIKNSIKLINEQFSNITIEVQPLDQNEYEELIEANLYAVLVYQETYNRAEYKKHHPKGKKSNFNYRLETPDRLGRAGVHKIGLGALFGLEDWRADSFFTALHLKYLQKKYWKTKYSISFPRLRPHSGGLEPKVEMTDSDLAQTICAFRLLDEDVELSMSTRESETFRNHIVHLGITSMSAESKTNPGGYVVKPQSLEQFEISDERPTETIAEMLQNNGLEPVWKDWENTW, from the coding sequence ATGAAAACCAATATTCAAAATCCAATAAAAAGTAGTTTCACAAACATTCTCGATACCTACAATTGGGACGAAACCTTGTCTAGTATCAACTCCAAAACGGCACAAGATGTAGAGCATGCTTTAGCTAAAACCAAACGCGATTTAGAAGATTTTAAGGCCCTCGTTTCACCAGCAGCCAAACCCTATTTAGAGCGAATGGCCCAACTGAGCCAAAGTATTACCAAAAAGCGCTTTGGCAATACCATACAAATGTACGTACCTATGTATTTAAGCAACGAATGCCAAAACATTTGTACGTATTGCGGATTTAGTATGACGAATAAAATTCCGCGCCGCACTCTTACCGATGCCGAAATTTTAAAAGAAGTTGCCTTTTTAAAAAATAAAGGCTACGACCATATTTTGTTGGTTACCGGTGAAGCCAACAAAACGGTTGGAGTTCCTTACATTAAAAATTCGATTAAACTGATTAACGAACAGTTTTCTAATATTACTATTGAAGTCCAGCCATTGGACCAAAATGAATACGAAGAGCTGATTGAAGCCAACTTATATGCCGTTTTGGTGTATCAAGAAACCTACAACAGGGCAGAGTATAAAAAACATCACCCGAAAGGGAAAAAATCGAATTTTAACTACCGATTGGAAACTCCCGACAGATTGGGCAGGGCTGGTGTTCACAAAATAGGATTGGGCGCATTGTTTGGTTTGGAAGACTGGCGTGCCGATAGTTTTTTTACGGCTTTGCATTTAAAATACCTCCAAAAAAAATATTGGAAAACCAAGTATTCCATTTCGTTTCCGAGGTTGCGTCCTCATTCCGGTGGATTGGAACCTAAAGTAGAAATGACCGACAGCGATTTGGCACAAACCATCTGTGCCTTCCGGTTATTGGATGAAGATGTGGAACTTTCCATGAGTACCCGCGAGAGTGAAACCTTCAGAAATCATATTGTCCATTTGGGCATTACCTCCATGAGTGCCGAATCGAAAACCAACCCCGGTGGTTATGTGGTAAAACCACAATCGTTGGAGCAGTTTGAAATTTCAGACGAACGCCCCACGGAAACCATTGCAGAAATGCTTCAAAATAATGGTTTGGAACCCGTTTGGAAAGACTGGGAAAACACTTGGTAA